The genomic segment CCGTTCCGTCGATGTTCACCAGTTTCCCGTCCAGGGTTACGCCGTTGGAGCTGGAGAGGAAGATGTCACTGGTAATCTCATCCTCCAGCCTTTGGGACTTGTCTTCCGGCGCCAGCGACGGATCCCAGTGTTCGAATATCTTGCATCCCCTTGCCTGGAGAGTCTCGAAGAGCCCCAACTCGCGGATGGTGGATGACCCGGGGACCCCTACGACCGACCCCTGGGGAACAAGTTCCAGCACCTTTTCGACGGCTTCTTCGGAGGTCGGTGCATAATCCGCCTTGAACCCGTTGGCCTCCAGGGCCTTCACCACGCTGCTGCCGAGATGCTCGTTGTAGATCCTTCTTACCTCGAGGTTCTTCTCCTGGGCCGAGTTCATAGGCATTACCCCTTTCAGCATTCATTGTCCTTCAGAATTTCCAACGGCCGGTCTTCATTTTATCAGAACGCCCAAAAGCCCGGAGAAAAGACCGGGCGATTTTTTGGCAGGCCTATGACATAATATTCGGATAGTGTTATTCTTCGAGTCCAAGATAAAGGAGGTAGGACCATGTGCAGAGTGATCACACCCGACCAGGATGGGGGACAGGGCCACACCGATGACCCTCTTTCGATAGCGGAACTCCTGAGGGAGTCCTTGGCCCAGGAGCTCGACGCCCTGACAGAACTGGCCGCGAGGCATCATATCATCGAGGATGATGAGGTCCGCCACGTCCTGGGTCACCTGATCGATTCCAGGAGGAAGGACTTGGCAATGTTGTGGGGCCTCCTTCAACAGGTCGAGGATAAGGCCTTCGGCGAGCATCAACATGA from the Thermovirga sp. genome contains:
- a CDS encoding LUD domain-containing protein, with the translated sequence MNSAQEKNLEVRRIYNEHLGSSVVKALEANGFKADYAPTSEEAVEKVLELVPQGSVVGVPGSSTIRELGLFETLQARGCKIFEHWDPSLAPEDKSQRLEDEITSDIFLSSSNGVTLDGKLVNIDGTGNRVAAMAWARNRIIFVVGINKVSRDVEAALQRIRDVATPLNAISKGADLPCVKTGFCVDCRVPGQYCRATLVLERIPLGREAHVIIVGENLGY